The segment TAAACTATTCTTTACTTGTGTGTAAAAAGTAGCATTCtctttgttattgttattcGGTTGTTACTATATGCAGTACACACATACTCCCCTCCCATACCCTATTTTCCATCACACAATAATACTCTGCAAAACGATTACTATTTAATCAAACGCGTTGAGTTATAAACCAACTGGGAATATTAGTACTACTCTATGTGCTAATATACTTTAATACTTTGTTGCTTATAAGTGGTAGTGTGTAGTTGTACAAACTTTGTGTTATGCTATGTTATGCTATGTTATGCCATGTTATGCCATGTTATGTTGTGTTATGCTATGATACGATACGATATGATATGATATGAACAGCGTAGTAGTGTATGCGTGTCTAAAAGTACAATGGAATTATAACTTTGTGTTCATGTTAGAtattttacaatttcatcattttcaacaaccatAACAAAAAGACAAGCAGAAATTTCCACAAATCTCTTTTTCCACATGTTCTTTTTTTCCATCAACATTTAATCTTATTTTGCCACCCATTTTTATTACTACAAACTACTGGGATACTAAAGTTATCTTTGTCACTCCTTTTTCAGAGATAACTTACATTATACACATACGTATATCCTTACCAGGGCAATTGATACTTTTATATACAAAAGCAACTTTTAGTTTTTGAGGCTGAACGGAGTTTTcattttgtctttttttttattttttttgtccCCCTCCCTTTCGTCATAGAAAATTTCATTGTATCTTTAACATTTTCCGCAACACATCTGCGACTATACGTCTATACAAATCTATACAATACCAGTATAACGTTTGCAACCagagaaaataaaatcagAAGGGTTGAATATCATGGTGTCGACAGctactttgaaaaaacatacaacaactacaaataCACCGTCCCCCACTACTCATACCAAAAGAAAGTTGCATGAGTTGGGTGACATTTCCAATACCCCTACCCACAAGCAacagaaacaacaacacaattCTCATCGTCATCACGACACCAATAATAGTTCGTGGCAGCGTCGACAGCGACAACAGCAACTGACTAACGACATGAAGTATATGAATGATGACGATATCAGCACACCAAAAAGTAAGAGGTCAATGACGTCTTCTACTAATTCCACTCCTGACAAACCAGTCACTAGACTGAACCTGAAACACCAGATGTTAGTACAACAACAGAGGCAAAAACAGGGGGCAAAAGACGAGGAAGGAGCGCAAACACAACCCCCATTAAAGTGCAAGATTAAGCGTCAACTTCACTCTTCTGGTGACCAAGAGAACTATACTCATCAAGTAGAACAACATCGTCAAACATCGCCTTCACCTACTGATATTTCGTCACCACCAGCTATGaatcaagatgaagaatatATGTTGCAGGAAATAACTAAGAAATCCCAATATTTTAACCAGCCAATGTCAAATCACGTTGACAACGACAGTGCTGACCAAAACCATCAACAGCAACgttatcatcaacacaGGCGCTGCAAGTCAGTCACTTTTAAACTCCCAcatgatgaagaaaaggGGTTTGAGAGCTCACCATTGTTGACACCAAAGAATGATGATAGCGACTTGGAAGAAGAGATATTAGCTAGacataaacaacaattgcaaatacAAAAGGAACAAGAATTGGTGTCAGTATATCCCTCAACTCCACCAGaatcttttcaacatgacgaagaagatgagGATGTTATGAATGTGGACGAAGTTGAAACATCACCAATGGAGCAAGTCTTTTCTccacaatcacaatcacaatcTATGGCTCTGGAAGCTAAATCTgaaatacaacaacaactgctGTCTGATATATTATCGAAAAACACCGACTATATTTCCCTTTCATCCACTTTAACACTAATTCAAAACCAACGTGagcaaattgaacaagacaTTGTACAATTATCACAACTCAAATCACAAATCAATACATcttcaaaagaagataCAATTAAATTTGTTACAAAGTTATTACAAGGtggaaatcaattggatttaCCTGAACCAACTCCAATTGTAACTTGTCCATATATACAATGGGAAAAATATCATCCTACTTTGGCTAATATATCACTTGATTTACAAGCAGaatcaaataaatcaaacaaaaacgaCCTTCCTTTTAAATTTGTCATTTAGGTTTAAGCTCTTGAATAGCTTCGATTAGCTTCTCCTTGTTTCCCTATCTTGTGTGTAAAGTATATataacaaattgaaataaatttcaaacaacaGAGTATATTACCAATAAGTTATTGAAATCTTTTACATCTCTTACAAACatacaaaatttccaaCTTGACCCTATACAAatataaatcaaaaaaaaaaaacttaCAAAAGTAAACTAGCCTAATTGCTCTTTACCAAATTACtattctcatcatcatcatcactatcATCAACCAGGAACGCATTATCGGTAGTTTCTGCACCACCGCCACCACCGATTGTCTTATTTCCACTAGTTGTGGTAGAATTATGCCCCTTTCttgaatcatcaactacatcACTTGACATCCTTGGGCGACGAGGTAAATTAGGAGTAGTCTCAGGatcctcctcttcctctGCATCTTTGTCACCACTCTTCTTTATCACACCACTTTTGTTGCtctttttattattatctTCCAGTTTCAAACTATCCTTATCAGTAATGGtaatttgatcttgaaaATCACCAGTTATAATCTCAggatcttcatcaaatcgAGTACGATTATTCTTGTTTCTCCAATCATCATAGTATCGACCACCACCTAGATTACCAAAATTATTACCACCATCACGATGTGATTTACtaccaaattgttgacgTGGTGGACGTTGTGAGGAgcgttgttgttgaccaCGTCTTTCGTTTTGATGTTCATAGTTGTAGTCATAATCTTCGTTTGCACGCTCGTATTTGGAATCTCTGTTGTTTCCACCCGCATTGTCGAATTTCTTAGCAAGTCCAGATACCCACccattgattgttgttcTTGCTTCTTCTAAACCCTGAGTGAAAGTTTCCTTTatagtttcaaaatcatcaggagaatcatcatcatcattaaaATCATCCCCATCACGACGACGACGTTCACGACTTGAGGGGGAGCTACTAGCCGGTGCTGCACCTCCTCGACTACTTCTTTCCCCATGATGTTGTCTTTGTCTTGCTTTTTCTTCACGTCTACGTCTTTGCCTTTCATCCTCCAACTCAAATtccttttgcaatttaCGAGCCAATatctcatcatcagtaAACGTATGTGAAGTATCACTAGGTGCTCTGCTCCTAACTAGTCCACTACCAAAAGCAGCACGAGGATTTGCTGTTGGTTGATGTTGGGGATAAACTGGAATATCAGGTTTGAATGTAGGATCAGATAAATAAAGTAATGCACCAAATGCTGGTTCGGGATTACCTTGAGATGCAATAAGGACTGCTGTGATTATCTTGTCATCGGTTTGGGGAAACGCATCCTTTAAATCTTGAACTATTTGTTCTACTGGATCCTTGGGTCTTTTTGGTGGTGCCGGCGGTGCTGATTCTTCAGTATTGGAAGTTTTGGAATCAGTTGATTGCGACTTTTTTGTTGCTTCCTTGGTTGCACCATCCTTGGATGAGTCTGCAGCAGCATCCTttttctcatcatcaccaagtGGTACATCTTCAATAGGTGCTTCTCTTTCATTGtctttggatttgttgTCATCTGACTGGTCTTTGTTTGTTGCTTCACTGACCCCACTATCCTTAGcctctttcttttccaatttggaatcatcaattgaatccaatGGTTCAGCAGATACTGTTTCCAAATCGTCTTTCTTGCCTTTTGCCATGATTATGTTGTGATCTTTGTGGTTGTGACGATGTTTGGTCTGTAGTTGGATGGTTTGTTCTCTGGGaattattatttttcttGTGGCGTAAAGTTTCGACGTCATTTTACGGAGTACGCGCCGCACTTAttgcaaaagttgattgttCTCCTCTATGGCTTACATTGAATTGACCTCTGTCCGTACGATGAAAGGTAGATAGCAAAACGGACATTCTTTATAAGTTGGTGAACTTTGCCATCTTCTCCATTAAGTTCAACGTTGTTGTCAATAGGGGTAAGAACGAAAGTGGTTGCATTTTTACATCGGCCAAAACCTGGTTGTCCCAATAGCTATCGAGAGAGAGATAAGTCCTAGCAGTTAACAGGGCAACTTTGAACTTGATCCTTGACGTTCAAGTCTGTAATGTACTGCCTCCCTCATATTCCTCTTCAgttacaaatacaaatttcTCCATTGTACACGCCCCTTCCCATCTTCCCtataaattttgttttgcaaagaaatttttcactttcaaCCCTCTTCTTGATGTCCTTTTTCCCTTCTTTGATAGTATTTATTTTAAATAACTCCGAAAATTGCTAGAGCTTTATATTTGTAATATATCAAAGATGAATATAGAGTGTGGACAGCGGAGGAATATCAAAGAGAGGTGGGCATTTATGTACATCTTGAAGAATCTGTtctaatgaattgaattcGAATTTTCCACTGTGATTCGAATTACTTTAGCTCTTCATTGCAGATTCACATTGAACAGTAAAGTTGTAAGGTATTAGAGTTATAAGTTATCTTATAAATAGTTTTCAAtgtttgttttcattaaatCTATGATACAAATTATTTGAGATTGTACGTTCAGTGGTTGATTCCCTTGCAATAGTCATATGTTCTTCATGGGGACACCTTAAAGCATACAGCAGAAACTTTTCCCTTCTTCACCTAGTTCTTTTCTCCTCACGACGAAGCAGAAGCCAATTCTTCCCTTCTTTGTTCCTTAACTTGTTgtaattcttttcttcttctaatcaaatccaaattttcaCATTCTTCCCAAGAATGCTTATCATGTTTACAATCGACTGATGAGTTGGCTGATTGTCTGATTAAACAAGTTTGATATAATGCAAAATAAGCAGCACATCTATCTCTCCATTTCAATGGGACTTTATATTTTTGACAATCATCTTCGGAAACTAGACAAAAGTTAGTAAACGGCCATAAGAGCTGAAGATGTAAGTTGTGTGAAAATACATACGAAGCGGTGGAAACTGAGTTACCGACATTTGTGTGTATATTGATGAATAGATATTCTCTTTGATCAACAGAGCTACTGAAGCTTCGTTTTCCTCACTAAAGTTTTATTAGTGGTTTGGTAGTGTAAATTTGGTTAAAAAAGTTCCTCAGCCAGAGGACCAAtaaaatttgttgcaaagtCATACTCTATGTGCAGGTTTAACAATCTTCAATGGAGTATGACTGCAAACAGTAGTGTAGAAAACTAATTGCTACTGGATACATATATAAGAGGTTAGAGATAGTGCGAATGAGCAAATGCTATTGCTGTGTCACACCATAGCTGCCAATAATCAATTACACTGGCAGCATCATTGCATTCGTCAAAATCTCAAGACTTTCTCATTTAACTATTGTACATTAAAGCGTTTATAGAATACAGCAAATTGTCTCAGCACGATCAGTTGCAACTTTTATCTTTCGAATTCCACTGCTTTAGCAAACCTTGTGAACCGATGCAAACAACTGCTCCTCTTCTTCGTAGTCTCCCATGTCATATTCTCTCCACTATCAGATGGGTTGGGTACTTCCATGAGTCACCGAATGGAGCTTAATGTTGGTGTTCTTTGATATAACTATCCAATCTTCCTTTCAATAAATAATACTGACACTTGTAAAACTCatctttggttttgttgcaGAATGAAGTACCTTTATCAAGACATTTGTAATATTCAATCAAGTTCGAAGCACATTTGTCTCTATAGTAGAATGGAACATTATgatcatccaattcttgttgGGAAGctaaaaaaattggagtTTGTTAGTAAACGTCTCTCATGATAAAAAGCGTTTATCCGAGCAAAACCCCTTAAGGTAAAAGTGACACATACGTATAGTTGATGGAAATGTGTAGCTTTCTGATGATCCCATGGTTTTATTTATACACAGTCGATGACAAAGGGTTCGTAGGAATTGAAACTGTATTTTTCGTttaacaaaatttttgtttcgAAGGTAAACTAGTGCTACCATTTGATCTTAAAAATTGTACCAAATCAAGTGGATCTCAGGATTGAGTAAACATGGAGTAATATTTTATACCAGAGCAGCTACTGTTTTAAATAAAGCTTATTAAGTAaatgtttattgttttgaaaatacgTTTAGTTTTAAAAAGAGGGGACTAAATGTTGGAAATGCTTGTTCAATTGGGAACCTAAGTTATCCATCAGAAGCCATCATCTATATTTTAAAATTCAGCTTTGGCAACACTTTCCTTGTAGGTCAAAAGCAAAGTCCGTCTATTTCGAGTCTGGATGTCTATAGTGCATTGTAGAATGCTAGAGGGTTGCCGTACTATGTTAGAACATCTCCGGGGTATTATTTCTCGCGACGTTTTTACAGAAATGCTCATTTTCTGAGCTACAGTTTCTAATAAActtaatttcatcaaaggAGTGATCAAATCTGATTAATGCACTATACTCTGGTTCTACTTCTCAACCTCCGACCCCTAATAGTCTTCTTGTTGACGTCGTCTCACAGATCTCGTTATTTTATTGTCAAGAATTAGATCATGTCCAAGAGTGTTGTCCGAATTGTGCTCCGTTGTTTGATCACTCATCCCAACAATGGATCTACTTAGCTCAAACCACTTTCTATCATGACATGGCAACCAAGTTTAGATATAACAGAGAATGCGTTTTATTCTAGAAAGAGAATTTATTAGATGACAGTAAACCCATCAATGGTTCAACCGGTGtataaaattaaaaattgaacTCAAAAGCGAAATAATAAGCCACATATAAAACTTCCACTAACAAGCTTGGAACACCTGTAGTAATAACTACTACTGTAAAGGCTGTGGGTGTTATTGATTTATGAAATAACTGCTACCTATAGTGGCTTAGATGTCAATTAGGATTCACTGTTTATGTCGACTCTCATAAAGTCAGTTATATAATCAGATGATTCTTGGTTATGAGCCTCTTGGAGTTGAACGTTATaaattttgcattgttTGCTTATAAAAATCTGTGACATTGGTTACAAACCCAAAGGTGACTCCGTATCTGCACGAAActgtattgaaaaagtgtTCTTAGCtggttttgattgatgcaACAAGTCCCTGCCATCAACTAATCTGACGAGAGTAAGTCCATAAGTTAATGATGATCACCAATCATAGAATCAATAGCAATTACCAGAGAGGGGTCAAAATAAGGACCAAACTATACAAATAGATGTACACACCAAACCAAAAGTCCCCGATTAGTGAGCAAACTTTATCTGTCCGTATCAGATTGAGAATGCTTTGTAGTTCTTCTCCTTCCTTCATCAGCCCTTCCCCCAACCCCCAAGTTACATTgtatgttgttgaagacGTAAAAACAGAAAATCTTTGTattatattcaaaaaaggaaaaaaagcgcaaaccaaaagaaataaTAAAATTCAAGTTACAAAATGAATTAGAAAAACAATCCGCTTTTTTAGTACATCTTGCATATAATTGTCAAGATTTGGTTTTTCCAAACTTAAAACAAAGCAAAcgttgttgaataaatctGATTGTGAGATTTATTTCAATTACAATAGTTTTTaaacaaagagaagaagTGTCGTCGTGTGTAtgttcaaaaacaaattgcGCAGTTTTTGAGTTATTTTTCATTATATACTTTAATTTGTGGTACATAGATTATGCGAGATAGGAGTTAAAAACAAACTCAAGAGATCCGCAACGATACGTTCCCGCCATTTGCCACGGGTATTGGAAGGATTCTACATCTTTGTATACTAATTTTCATAAATTTACCCTGTCGAACACATTGTAAGTAGTTGCCATGCAAGATGTTTTTTCGCCGAAAATCATACTTTTCGATGAGTCTAACAATTCCATGTGATtggaaaaacaataaaagtGGTCGAAACAATAACGCCTCATACACAATCCCCATATTTTGTAAGGCGTTGGTGGACATGCATCCTCGCTGCTCTCTCTCGTCTGCTAAAAAAATCTTTCCATTTCTATCAGTTTCATTATTTTCCTATCCGACACAAATTTAAAATGgttttgacattttttttctctattttgatttggtgaaattCTGACAATCTTGACACATGTACTGCAAGCACAAAAGCTACTGTATTTTCGATAACAATTTCCTTGTACATTTGTGTTTTGCTGGATGGAGACAGTTTGCGAGAGCTAGGCAAGAGAAGAAGTCTTGAACTCATCACGTCAACCAGACTGAAGATTGTTTGACAATGACGTAGTTTCGAGCGCCAAGTATTTACCACAAGATGCATGTAAAAATAACCCTGTTTAGCTGATTTGAACAGTACATACAATCTGAATGCTTCCAGACATTTTCATATTTGTGTAATATAGATATTTATAAATGTTTTTTCATGGTTTTATGAGCCTTAGCTCTTCAGTGCTTCAGCTTTTGTTGATACACGAATTAGTTAGGATTTGTTCGAACATTACAGTATTAAACTTTCTTCTCTACGTCATAGCTTAAACCATTATGCCGTTATTAAAAATTGTGAGGAGCAAGGAGTAGACGAGACGACAATTTGTTAATCCCATTGTGTTATTTTATGTCAATATGCAGTTACGGCGAGACAAATTATCAGTTTTGACTCCAGAAATTTGTCGGGAAAGGATTTTTCCATGCATGAGaacaataaaattttttccttattttattgaaatttagAACCAATAACCTTGCCGTGATATGCTCATGTGTCAGAGCTGACACAATCTTGACTGTTTCGAAATCTCCATATTTTTATGGAGAGTGCGGTTCCCCCCCTCACCCCACTCATCTAACACGTTGCTGGTTCGCACAATACTTCCGCaggttttcaaaaactaTGAGCACTTCATCCACAAGCACTTTCCTCTTGTGTCCTAAGTTGGTTTGTACAGGGATGTTTCATATGTTGCTGACCCCATATAAccctttgaaattttgaatgacCCACGTTTTCTCTAAAAATAGCGCATATTATATTGTTTCTACACAAAAGATGTTCCAAAACAATTGGGTTTGCAGAAATAATACTCAGTGCTTCGATCCGatcaatcaaaaagttgcaaaacaatGTAAATTCCTTAATAACAATAAGGTTTTTACTGAATTCTTTGCACTTGTTTTCTAGATAGAAAATTTTACTTGTGTAGTTTTAGTTTTCCGAACCGACTGACTGTGGCATTTCTCATTTGTTATCAACTGCTTTTTATCAGGATGTAACTCTTTTTCTAGTAAAAGCTACAACACCGGACCGATATACAAACTTTTTATCAGTGATATCGAAAGCTTATCTTTGGTGATTGGAAAAGAGAAGATACCAGTGAGAAGGGGTTATGAGAAATTGCACGTGcaataatgaaattgatacaaaGGAGAGGTCAAGACTTCCCAAACTTACTCCCCCTTCTTTGACCAGAAAGAGAATTAAGTTTACATCTCTACTAGGCTGTATTTAATCTTGTTCTCCCGCTCTTGTGGCCCCACTTACTCTCACACAATACCAATGCTTGGATCTAGTCACCAGTGATTATAAATTTCGCTTGCCAAGTTTCATCAACGACAAGAAAAGTGTGTGTTTCCAGACTAACAGATAGATGACACAATATCCTAAGACGTAGTAAAATAGGAGGGTATACACACTTCCCTAGCTTCCACGAACAATAAACGTTATACTAAAGCGCCCACGAATAAGTTGCAAGGACAGAGCAAAGAGTTAAAAATAACGCACAAGCGCAAATCTCAACATATAAGTTAGTAATTGTCTAGAACAATTGTAATAGACACAATAAAAGTCTCAAAGACaataagaaaaagaaagaagagcttttctttttacgCTCTGAGAGGGTAAAAGCAAATCTCTGAATCTATTTCACTGTGCCGCGAAACAAAAGTAAGGTATCATAACCAGAGTGTAAGAGATTTTCCGTGGAAGTGAGATATTTTCCATTTAcgaacaaaaagaaaagacaGTTTGTTTAATATTTAATTGAATAATATTTTCTAAACCAGAGGGTTACATTCATCACGGGGAAAAATATGTcaataaaaatattttcGTTCTACAGGACAAAGATAATATCTCATCAAAAGGCGGAAATGTCAGAAATCAAGCTGCCCTTTCTATAAAGCGTAattattgacaatttcaattacGTACTTCCTATTGTAAGTGAAAGCAAAAGTTACACTAAAGTCCAAAGAATAAAACGGTTTGTCGGAATGGCAAACAAAAAGGTCCAGATGTAAACATGGAAATCTTTGGCTCACAAAAATGACATTGATAAAACAATTGGGAACGAAGTAAATGAAATGAATGAGTAAGTGAGAAATATGATTTGTATCTCTTGTACGGGCGTCTAATTGTATTAAAAGCAACATaagaaaaataataaattaatatgaaaaataaaatacaAGAATAAAGTTATAAAAATGGCGCCGGGTATTCATGGAGATCTACAAATTTTCGATAACCTTTTTCCTTAAACACACCCATTGCAAAGGATATTAaaccttttcttttgtactTTATTTGCATCGGATGAGGGCTTAATGAGTGGTGCACTTTCTGATGTAGGATTATTTGTTGTCAAGCGAAGTTTGTGATGGGGTATTACTCCTTGACAAGTTGCTCCCTTTCCTTGTCTAGATTTACCAAGAATGTCTTCATTTTTGAACCGAAATTTCTTACGATTTGCAATTTCACTagataaagaaaattaaGCGCCTACAAATTAAAGTTTGAGGGGAAAAGTCCAATCACACTCTTTTGATTAACTTGCTTGAGGCGCAAGGCGTAACAGTGGTTGCACGATATGTTCCAGTTGGGAAATTACTCGTCATCCACTTTCTTTACTAGAGTATGCGTCACTTGTCACCTAGCTTTCCATTAACAATAAAATGTCCGCCTAAACTTCGGCCGAAAATCATCTGCGCAAATACTCAATAACAATAGACAGGTGTACTCCAAGAAGTGGAATAATCATATTCCGTTGCCTTTGTTAAAATAGTGGCAGGGATTGTCTTTCTTCACATCCAaattattatttttcatttttggtgTTCTTGCATGTGCGTGTCTGACGACAATGTGTCAAGTGTTAACGCAAATATAGTACTAACTGAACAATAGAATGAGACAGCAGCAAATGGCTATAGTTAGTATTGACAGTTACTTTGTTTGTGTATCACTTATGTTCTATAGATGCCATACacatttgataaatgaGGTCATACTTGCAAAGTTTGTTGCCACTTTTGTTCTGCTGAATTTAACATTCCTTACATAAAATGGATTTCATCTTGTTTTGGCGCTATTGGAGTTAATGCACGATTTTTTAAGAAACATTTGCTACACAAACTCTAAAGTGCTAGAGCTTATGAATTTATATGCAGGTACTTTGTGTTAGCTAAACAATAGgttacaacaacaacaacaactcacaaaataaaaattaaataatatttatttaatttttattctATGTCATATGCAACGCAGGATCActtaaaacaaaattattcTTCTACCTGCATAGCTTTTTCTTTACGATAATAGTAGTATGtgcatatatatatatatatatctatTTATTCTATCCCATTACTTTGTGTTAATTGTGCATTGAATGTAAAAATAGAATTACTAAGTcaattttatatttttgCGTAATAATAAACTCTAAATAAAGGTGGGTTTTTTGTTAATTACTTTTTTTAACTACTTTTAAACATCTAGTAATACAAAGAGCCAAGTCTCTATATAAGTGAGATAGTTTCCACCACATTTGGGATTTTATAGAAGAGTGAAACTTGAAACATTTTCTTCAGTACGCGGCTGAATTTATCTATTCATATTTCAGAACAGCCTATTCAGTCTTAGTATTCCCTTTGTATCTATTAAATTATGTCGACTGCAGCCACAACCACTACTTCAAACTCGATCAGGTTACCTTCCATTCATGAGTTAACCGGAAAATCAAATAAGGAGTTTCATAATCACCATCAAAGTAGTGCTCATGCGCTTGCTTCTCCTAGATCGTTTGTTGATGCCACAGGACAGCCGCCAGTTTTATCTAGTCTTAGCGTAAATACTAATATCAACGACACAACTACACTCAAGATGCCACCAATCAAACCAATGACTTCATCTAGTGTtgcattcaacaattcaaccaataGTACACCCATTGCACCAGTCCCGAATGGAAACATCTTGTCGAAACCGGTATCACTTGGTTCACCAGCTATAAACTACTATGATAAGCAGCAGACCCTGTTGCCAAGACACGAACCAGTCATTACTCAAGCCGGTGCTGTATCAGCAACAGCTGCAGTTACTGCTCCACAATCTGCAGCAACTACCTCAACTATTTCTTCACCaacttttcatcttcaatcaaCACAGAAGCAGCCACATCACCACTATCACCACCAGCCGCAAGCACCACCTCCACCACCCTCATACCAATCACCAATAGAGTATTATGGAGGACATGGCTCGTCTCAGTATTGTCAACCATCTAGATCTTACTCCGCACCTGTACCACAATATCTCCCACACCATGCATCCTATCACTCACAATCTCATTACACAGTTCAGCATCCCAATAATCATGGCTTACAAATGGGTCAACCTTATACAATAGCTGAAGTTGTACCTAAAACCACAAACAAATGTCACAGATGTGGTACTACTGAAACACCAGAATGGAGAAGGGGCCCTAAAGGAGTAAGAACATTGTGTAACGCTTGTGGTTTGTTTCATGCCAAGTTAGTCAAGAGAAAAGGTGCCGCTATCGCCGCTGAAGAAGTATTGAATAACCGTGTCACGAAAGGTAAAaatggaagaagaataagTACCAGAAAACTGTTGGGAAATGCACCCAACGTTTATCATCAAAGAGGAGAGAGTGCTGGTCCATTGCAAGGTTTACAGCAACATCTACAACATTATCCTGGTAAATTTGCTGTTCTTCTCCTGCAAAACCATTCAACAAGTCCCTTACAACAACCACctttatcttcttcatctacACAAGCTTATCTgcttcatcaccaacaacatcaattacCACCTCCCCCAAACTCAAATTATGCGCCACAGGGATACATGGCATTGCCACCACCTGCATTGTCATTGAATGCACCTATACATTACGACAGTCAAGTTCCGACTATGCCTTTAGTTCATCATTAAGACAAAGGTGTGCATGTGTGCTTGTTCGTAGACTAATCTTCATAATTTACTTCTTTTGAGATTTTATATACATTCACGTTTTACAATTATAGTTTTAATGAATAGCTAACGAGAAAGAAATAATAGGAATACTGTAGTTCTGTAGTTGCCATCTATTTGAGTTGGTATTCTCGAATTCAGTAGGTTGTAATTCTCCCTTTGTATTAGTTGCaacacaaaattcaattacTTCTTGACAAATTAGTTTGTAGGGTCTAGAATAGTTTCCG is part of the Candida orthopsilosis Co 90-125, chromosome 2 draft sequence genome and harbors:
- a CDS encoding Cue5 protein (S. cerevisiae homolog CUE5 has ubiquitin binding and localizes to cytoplasm) — protein: MTSKLYATRKIIIPREQTIQLQTKHRHNHKDHNIIMAKGKKDDLETVSAEPLDSIDDSKLEKKEAKDSGVSEATNKDQSDDNKSKDNEREAPIEDVPLGDDEKKDAAADSSKDGATKEATKKSQSTDSKTSNTEESAPPAPPKRPKDPVEQIVQDLKDAFPQTDDKIITAVLIASQGNPEPAFGALLYLSDPTFKPDIPVYPQHQPTANPRAAFGSGLVRSRAPSDTSHTFTDDEILARKLQKEFELEDERQRRRREEKARQRQHHGERSSRGGAAPASSSPSSRERRRRDGDDFNDDDDSPDDFETIKETFTQGLEEARTTINGWVSGLAKKFDNAGGNNRDSKYERANEDYDYNYEHQNERRGQQQRSSQRPPRQQFGSKSHRDGGNNFGNLGGGRYYDDWRNKNNRTRFDEDPEIITGDFQDQITITDKDSLKSEDNNKKSNKSGVIKKSGDKDAEEEEDPETTPNLPRRPRMSSDVVDDSRKGHNSTTTSGNKTIGGGGGAETTDNAFSVDDSDDDDENSNLVKSN
- a CDS encoding Brg1 DNA-binding transcription factor; translated protein: MSTAATTTTSNSIRLPSIHELTGKSNKEFHNHHQSSAHALASPRSFVDATGQPPVLSSLSVNTNINDTTTLKMPPIKPMTSSSVAFNNSTNSTPIAPVPNGNILSKPVSLGSPAINYYDKQQTSLPRHEPVITQAGAVSATAAVTAPQSAATTSTISSPTFHLQSTQKQPHHHYHHQPQAPPPPPSYQSPIEYYGGHGSSQYCQPSRSYSAPVPQYLPHHASYHSQSHYTVQHPNNHGLQMGQPYTIAEVVPKTTNKCHRCGTTETPEWRRGPKGVRTLCNACGLFHAKLVKRKGAAIAAEEVLNNRVTKGKNGRRISTRKSLGNAPNVYHQRGESAGPLQGLQQHLQHYPGKFAVLLSQNHSTSPLQQPPLSSSSTQAYSLHHQQHQLPPPPNSNYAPQGYMALPPPALSLNAPIHYDSQVPTMPLVHH